GAAAACGCGGAATAACAACGCTAAAGATTTTAATAGATTGTACTTTAATTTACTATACTTAAAATTTAGTTGATTCAACAAGTTATAATTTTGTTACTTTTTGCTCTATTACATTTCCAGCATAAAGTTTGAAGATTATCTTCTATCGTTTCACCACCCTTTGATATAGGAATAATATGATCTATTTCTAATAATAAGTTTGGTTCAATCTCTGTAGAGTTATTACAGTTACAACAAGTAAAATTATCACGAGTTTTGATAAATTCACGTATTTTTTTTGTCATTAAAGTCCGTTGCTCTTTTATAAAGGCACTTATAGTAAGTTTATTTTCTAATGCTTTAATCAACTCTATAATAGTTTCTTCTTTCATTGGTATAGTAAATGATCTCTGGACCATTCCACCATTAGAGGTATATGAGAATTTATACTCTACAATAAGTACACTTTCATTAATAGTAGCAAATCCAAGACGTGAGTAGAATCCTGCCTCATCATTTTTCATAATAAAATCAGGAACATCACCGAGATATTGTTGATACTCTATTTTGTAATTTTCAATAATCTGTTTTGCTTCGCTTAAAGTTTCAAGTTCTTCTACAAGTTGATATAGTTTTTTAATTTGCTCAGGATATAATTTTTTATTAGTATAAAAATACTTTATTATATATTCTAAAGGATTATTTTCAGCACTTGCAAATACTGTTGATGAAACCTCTGCAGTAAAAGGTGTAATTGTTTTTTTATAAGGACGAATATAGTTATATTCATCATCAGCGATTGTTTCATTACGTACAACCCTAGTACCAAAAAGTTGTGATATAAATTGAACTTTTTCATTAATATATTCATTAAATTCTTTTTGAGAGCTCATTAATACTTCACAAGTTTCTTTAATTTTTAAAAAACTAGGAGACTCATAATATTCAATTATCTGTTGATTTTTATCTATAATTTTTTCTATTTCATTTTTAAGATTTAGCATAAAATCCTTAATAAAAGGCCACTCTTCACTATCAAGAGTTTTTATCTTTTTGATACTATTAACCGTTCTATCAAATAGTTGTCCAATTAAATTATCTACATCTTCACGATTTTCCTTAGTAATTAAAGAATCTTTATTTGTATTTGCATAATCAATTATATTATTGACAATATCATAATATTCTTGTTGTTTTTGACTTAAATCTTTTTTTTCTTTTTCTTTTATAAGTTTATTGTATTCTCCTTTAGTCATAAGTAAAGCTGGATTTTTC
The Cetobacterium sp. 8H DNA segment above includes these coding regions:
- a CDS encoding HNH endonuclease, giving the protein MVIVFLVLVLGIIYSIVENKKRREKEEKEEKERQYRIFKTKILTELGLNSLDTFSYFDTDVTVKSRQALENYDDIKFFRENNKMLEEVEKIIEKKNNIANILKKFFKDNKYINNPNYYRFKNEIDKTLNRTEAYIIKVNYITSSGNNLGLREIAITQNHINKYKKNPALLMTKGEYNKLIKEKEKKDLSQKQQEYYDIVNNIIDYANTNKDSLITKENREDVDNLIGQLFDRTVNSIKKIKTLDSEEWPFIKDFMLNLKNEIEKIIDKNQQIIEYYESPSFLKIKETCEVLMSSQKEFNEYINEKVQFISQLFGTRVVRNETIADDEYNYIRPYKKTITPFTAEVSSTVFASAENNPLEYIIKYFYTNKKLYPEQIKKLYQLVEELETLSEAKQIIENYKIEYQQYLGDVPDFIMKNDEAGFYSRLGFATINESVLIVEYKFSYTSNGGMVQRSFTIPMKEETIIELIKALENKLTISAFIKEQRTLMTKKIREFIKTRDNFTCCNCNNSTEIEPNLLLEIDHIIPISKGGETIEDNLQTLCWKCNRAKSNKIITC